A genomic window from Haladaptatus caseinilyticus includes:
- a CDS encoding amino acid-binding protein: protein MADHDGHVQAYTVRLELADEPGELLHALEPIAEYGGNLLSVFHERGSLTPRGHIPVEVDLECPPDRFDTIVSALREASVNVIRAGAERYDEEITVVLTGHIIDTDVSDTLSRITSESNTSVVDISLSAPEGTSDVSSARLRLATDATETADVLDTVTAVAEEKELRVIAPLTEGEGIA, encoded by the coding sequence ATGGCTGACCACGACGGGCACGTGCAGGCATACACGGTTCGGTTGGAACTCGCCGACGAACCGGGTGAACTGCTTCATGCCCTCGAACCGATTGCCGAATATGGCGGTAACTTACTCAGTGTGTTCCACGAACGCGGATCGCTCACACCGCGTGGCCACATTCCGGTCGAAGTGGACTTAGAATGCCCTCCTGACCGGTTCGACACCATCGTTTCCGCACTGCGAGAAGCGAGCGTGAACGTCATCCGTGCAGGCGCGGAGCGATACGACGAAGAGATAACCGTCGTTCTCACCGGTCACATCATCGATACGGACGTTTCCGACACCCTCTCTCGGATTACCAGCGAGTCGAACACGTCCGTAGTCGATATCTCGCTCTCGGCTCCGGAAGGAACCAGTGACGTTTCGAGCGCACGGCTTCGACTCGCCACCGACGCTACCGAGACGGCCGACGTTCTCGACACGGTAACGGCCGTCGCTGAGGAAAAGGAATTGCGGGTCATTGCACCCCTGACCGAGGGGGAGGGTATCGCATGA
- a CDS encoding homoserine dehydrogenase, which produces MRLAVLGAGAVGRSVVELAGEYGHTVTALADSSSAIVDEDGIDVDAVLARKTDDETIGTFSHDAVFDSEYDVLVEATPTTLGDAQPGFGHARAALESDHHVVLANKGPVAERYEELQALEARSEGRVLFEATVGGAIPVLSTISDVGATNVTAVRGVLNGTANFVLSRMAAEGLSYEHVLAEAQDLGVAEADPSFDVDGTDAALKCVILANVLFDGNYSIDDAVVAGIRDLPGSALELASEDGWTIRLVGEVARDGVRVGPRLVPEHGTLAVSGTRNIVQFETKHAGQLNISGRGAGGPETASAVLSDVTTLEREE; this is translated from the coding sequence ATGAGACTCGCGGTGCTCGGTGCGGGCGCAGTCGGCCGGTCGGTCGTGGAACTCGCAGGTGAGTACGGGCACACCGTAACGGCACTCGCGGATTCCAGCAGTGCTATCGTCGATGAAGATGGTATCGACGTAGATGCCGTCTTGGCGCGAAAAACCGACGATGAAACGATTGGAACGTTTTCCCATGATGCGGTTTTCGACAGCGAGTACGACGTGCTGGTGGAAGCGACCCCGACCACCCTTGGCGACGCACAACCGGGATTCGGCCATGCGCGCGCCGCACTCGAATCCGACCATCATGTCGTACTGGCGAACAAAGGGCCGGTCGCCGAGCGATACGAGGAACTACAGGCACTGGAAGCGCGGAGCGAGGGTCGCGTGCTGTTCGAAGCGACGGTCGGCGGCGCTATTCCAGTTCTCTCAACGATTTCTGATGTCGGCGCAACGAACGTCACAGCTGTCCGCGGCGTATTGAACGGAACCGCGAACTTCGTCCTTTCACGAATGGCCGCCGAGGGGTTGAGCTACGAACACGTGCTCGCGGAAGCACAAGACCTGGGTGTGGCGGAGGCTGACCCCTCGTTCGACGTCGACGGCACCGATGCGGCACTGAAATGCGTTATCCTGGCGAACGTGCTCTTCGACGGTAACTACTCCATCGACGACGCGGTGGTCGCCGGTATCCGTGATTTGCCGGGGAGTGCGCTCGAACTGGCCAGTGAAGACGGCTGGACGATTCGACTCGTGGGCGAAGTCGCGCGCGATGGCGTTCGCGTCGGCCCGCGTCTCGTCCCTGAACACGGAACGTTGGCGGTGTCCGGCACGCGCAACATCGTTCAGTTCGAGACAAAGCACGCGGGGCAGCTCAATATCAGTGGTCGAGGGGCGGGAGGACCTGAGACTGCTTCCGCAGTGTTGTCGGATGTAACGACGCTCGAGCGGGAAGAATAA
- the tuf gene encoding translation elongation factor EF-1 subunit alpha, with amino-acid sequence MSDKPHQNLAVIGHVDHGKSTMVGRLLFETGSVPEHVIEQHREEAEEKGKGGFEFAYVMDNLAEERERGVTIDIAHQEFDTDEYYFTIVDCPGHRDFVKNMITGASQADNAVLVVAADDGVAPQTQEHVFLSKTLGINELIIAVNKMDVVDYDEGKYKEVKDEVSKLLKQVNFKSDDATFVPTSAFEGDNVSEQSDNTAWYDGPTLLEALNNLEAPEPPTDADLRLPIQDVYTISGIGTVPVGRIETGTLNTGDNVSFQPSDVGGEVKTVEMHHEEVPKAEPGDNVGFNVRGIGKDDIRRGDVCGPADNPPKVADTFTARIVVMQHPSVITAGYTPVFHAHTAQVACTIESIDAKINPSTGEVAEENPDFIKSGDAAKVTVRPQKPLSIEPAGEIPELGSFAIRDMGQTVAAGQVLEVNEK; translated from the coding sequence ATGAGTGACAAACCACACCAGAACTTGGCCGTCATCGGCCACGTCGACCACGGTAAGAGTACGATGGTCGGGCGACTCCTCTTCGAGACAGGGAGCGTCCCGGAGCACGTAATCGAACAGCACCGCGAAGAAGCGGAAGAGAAGGGTAAAGGCGGCTTCGAGTTCGCCTACGTGATGGACAACCTCGCGGAGGAGCGAGAACGTGGTGTCACGATCGACATCGCCCACCAGGAATTCGACACCGACGAATACTACTTCACTATCGTCGACTGTCCGGGCCACCGCGACTTCGTGAAGAACATGATCACGGGCGCATCGCAGGCGGACAACGCAGTGCTCGTCGTCGCCGCTGACGACGGTGTCGCGCCCCAGACCCAGGAGCACGTCTTCCTCTCGAAGACGCTGGGTATCAACGAACTCATCATCGCCGTCAACAAGATGGACGTCGTTGACTACGATGAGGGCAAGTACAAGGAAGTCAAGGACGAAGTTTCGAAGCTCCTGAAGCAGGTCAACTTCAAGTCCGACGACGCGACGTTCGTCCCGACCTCGGCGTTCGAGGGTGACAACGTCTCCGAGCAGTCGGACAACACGGCCTGGTACGACGGCCCGACGCTGCTCGAGGCGCTCAACAACCTCGAGGCACCGGAGCCACCAACGGACGCAGACCTCCGTCTGCCGATTCAGGACGTCTACACGATTTCCGGCATCGGTACGGTGCCTGTCGGACGTATCGAAACGGGGACGCTCAACACGGGCGACAACGTTTCGTTCCAGCCGAGCGACGTCGGCGGCGAAGTCAAGACCGTCGAGATGCACCACGAAGAGGTGCCAAAGGCAGAACCCGGCGACAACGTCGGTTTCAACGTGCGCGGTATCGGTAAGGACGACATCCGTCGCGGTGACGTGTGTGGTCCCGCCGACAACCCACCGAAGGTGGCCGACACGTTCACGGCCCGTATCGTCGTGATGCAGCACCCGAGCGTCATCACGGCAGGTTACACGCCGGTCTTCCACGCCCACACGGCACAGGTCGCATGTACCATCGAGTCCATCGATGCGAAGATCAACCCATCCACCGGTGAAGTCGCTGAGGAGAACCCGGACTTCATCAAATCCGGCGATGCGGCAAAGGTCACGGTTCGACCACAAAAGCCACTCAGCATCGAGCCAGCTGGCGAAATTCCAGAACTCGGTTCCTTCGCCATCCGTGACATGGGCCAGACCGTTGCGGCCGGTCAAGTCCTCGAAGTCAACGAGAAATAA
- the rpsJ gene encoding 30S ribosomal protein S10 — translation MQQARVRLAGANPSDLDDICDDVREIAEKTGVSLSGPIPLPTKTLEIPTRKSPDGEGTATWEHWEMRVHKRLIDLDADERALRQLMRIQVPNDVSIEIVLED, via the coding sequence ATGCAACAGGCACGAGTCCGACTCGCAGGAGCCAACCCCTCGGACCTCGACGACATCTGCGACGATGTCCGTGAGATTGCCGAGAAAACCGGCGTCTCCCTGAGCGGTCCGATTCCACTCCCGACGAAGACGCTGGAGATCCCCACCCGCAAGTCCCCTGACGGAGAGGGAACCGCGACATGGGAACACTGGGAAATGCGCGTCCACAAGCGTCTCATCGACCTCGACGCCGATGAACGCGCGCTGCGACAGTTGATGCGCATCCAGGTTCCAAACGACGTTAGCATCGAAATCGTCCTCGAGGACTAA
- a CDS encoding rhomboid family intramembrane serine protease, whose product MRLARSPTVQTLVVFCVVFALQSVIRLVSLPLAASLFTLAPPVALRPWALPLSVYAHANLPHLVSNAIALLFAGLLIERVTTTFRFHAYFLAVGILAGVSQVWVDGLVGPAHPVLGASGAVFGLFGYLLAGNPMADAVLGKLRLSRRAQIVAMLALAFLATLTTATPGVALIAHFTGFAVGLVAGRLHILRTETQATSNDRAVQ is encoded by the coding sequence ATGCGACTCGCGCGCTCCCCGACGGTGCAGACGCTCGTCGTTTTCTGTGTCGTGTTCGCCCTCCAGTCGGTGATCCGACTCGTCAGTCTGCCGTTGGCGGCGAGCCTGTTCACGCTGGCGCCGCCGGTGGCGCTTCGGCCGTGGGCCCTTCCGCTCAGCGTCTACGCACATGCCAATCTACCGCATCTCGTGTCCAACGCGATCGCTCTCTTGTTCGCGGGGTTGCTGATCGAGCGTGTGACGACGACGTTCCGATTTCACGCCTATTTTCTCGCGGTCGGTATCCTCGCGGGCGTTTCGCAGGTATGGGTAGACGGCCTCGTGGGTCCTGCGCATCCCGTCCTTGGCGCAAGCGGCGCGGTGTTCGGCCTGTTCGGGTACCTGCTCGCCGGTAACCCGATGGCCGACGCGGTGCTCGGTAAACTCCGTCTTTCGCGCAGAGCACAGATCGTGGCAATGCTTGCTCTCGCGTTTCTCGCCACCCTGACGACTGCCACCCCCGGTGTCGCCTTGATCGCTCATTTCACCGGGTTCGCAGTCGGGTTGGTTGCGGGACGGCTTCACATCCTCCGCACCGAAACACAAGCTACAAGTAACGACCGAGCGGTACAATAG
- a CDS encoding acetamidase/formamidase family protein has translation MRAGSTVFLNSFHEGGLLFLGDVHGSQGDSKLTMIANETSAEVTLSVEIVAKDRVPSVLRIETPDKLVQVDAMNDAGTLQNTLENCFIGMMKWLIEDYEFSQREAYLHLSINPGVECHVYQFIPELGFVTCGVEFPVSSLEPTT, from the coding sequence GTGAGAGCGGGCAGTACCGTCTTTCTGAATTCGTTTCACGAAGGAGGGCTGCTCTTTCTCGGCGACGTCCATGGGTCACAGGGGGACTCGAAACTGACGATGATCGCGAATGAAACCTCGGCCGAGGTGACGCTCAGCGTCGAAATCGTAGCGAAGGACAGGGTTCCCAGTGTGCTTCGCATCGAAACGCCAGACAAACTCGTGCAGGTCGATGCGATGAACGACGCTGGTACCCTCCAAAACACGCTAGAGAACTGCTTTATCGGGATGATGAAGTGGCTCATCGAGGATTACGAGTTCAGCCAACGGGAAGCGTATCTCCACCTGTCGATCAATCCCGGTGTCGAGTGTCACGTCTATCAGTTCATCCCTGAGCTCGGGTTCGTTACCTGTGGCGTGGAGTTTCCGGTTTCGAGCCTCGAACCGACCACATGA
- a CDS encoding Lrp/AsnC family transcriptional regulator — protein MSDEPLDNVDRGILHLLQEDARNTTTTEMGNAVGVSASTVGNRLQRLEEEDIIKGYHPQIDYHNAEFPLRVLFICTAPIPVRDELAERALEADGVINVKEIMAGVENVHVEAVAPSRDGVTEIGKSLDELGLDVVEEVLVKSEHVQPFDHFGQDEVNK, from the coding sequence ATGAGCGACGAACCACTCGATAACGTTGACCGCGGAATCCTGCACCTGTTACAGGAGGACGCGCGTAACACGACCACGACGGAGATGGGTAACGCAGTCGGCGTCTCAGCCAGCACAGTCGGCAATCGGCTACAACGACTCGAAGAGGAGGACATCATCAAGGGATATCATCCGCAAATCGACTACCACAACGCGGAGTTCCCGCTTCGTGTCCTCTTCATCTGTACCGCGCCGATACCGGTCCGGGATGAACTCGCGGAACGAGCCCTCGAAGCGGATGGCGTGATCAACGTAAAGGAGATCATGGCTGGCGTCGAAAACGTTCACGTCGAGGCAGTTGCACCGAGCCGAGACGGCGTGACCGAGATCGGAAAGTCGCTCGACGAACTCGGGTTGGACGTGGTGGAGGAAGTACTCGTGAAAAGCGAGCATGTTCAACCGTTCGATCATTTCGGCCAGGACGAAGTCAACAAGTAA
- a CDS encoding HalOD1 output domain-containing protein, with protein sequence MERTSYRLEDGERPSTAVITAIAEYEGSSPDEIRPQLYDAVDPDALDSLFQPRVDGTFRRGGSAVFTYRGYRITYESDGWIHVNDDQSTASGASEHTPADE encoded by the coding sequence ATGGAGCGAACTTCATACCGATTGGAGGACGGTGAACGTCCGAGCACCGCCGTCATCACCGCGATTGCGGAATACGAAGGTTCGTCACCGGACGAAATTCGGCCGCAACTGTACGACGCTGTCGATCCAGACGCACTGGACTCGCTCTTCCAACCGCGAGTTGATGGTACGTTTCGACGCGGTGGTAGTGCTGTCTTCACGTATCGTGGCTATCGAATCACCTACGAAAGTGATGGTTGGATCCACGTAAACGACGATCAGAGCACCGCTTCGGGGGCGTCCGAACACACTCCCGCTGACGAGTAA
- a CDS encoding uracil-DNA glycosylase, with protein MFPDSRNVRSPNCSRCPQLVSCRNRISWGTGPLDADVMVIGEAPGYGNPNAERWQGGNWTGMAYTTRHSGRKVRSLFSDLGYDAYFTNAVKCFPEGDDGSNREPHHDELENCFAHLKAEMQQVDPAVVVPTGKHATKILFEFESIAVDSFLDRVLSPVECDRLGVTALPLLHPSYDNIWLSRLGYDRTEYVSAIDDLLALHS; from the coding sequence ATGTTCCCCGACTCGCGCAACGTCCGCTCGCCGAACTGTTCACGTTGTCCCCAACTCGTTTCGTGTCGAAATCGCATCTCGTGGGGGACCGGGCCGCTCGATGCGGACGTGATGGTCATCGGGGAAGCACCCGGCTACGGAAACCCCAATGCAGAGCGGTGGCAGGGTGGTAACTGGACGGGAATGGCGTATACGACGCGTCACTCGGGACGGAAGGTCCGCTCGCTGTTTTCGGACCTCGGGTACGACGCCTACTTTACGAACGCAGTGAAATGCTTCCCCGAGGGGGACGATGGTTCGAACCGCGAACCACATCACGACGAACTCGAGAACTGTTTCGCTCACCTGAAAGCGGAGATGCAACAGGTGGATCCCGCAGTTGTCGTGCCAACGGGCAAGCACGCCACGAAAATCCTGTTCGAGTTCGAATCCATCGCGGTCGACAGCTTCCTCGACCGTGTGCTGTCACCCGTCGAATGCGATCGTCTCGGTGTGACGGCGTTACCACTGCTACACCCGTCTTACGACAACATCTGGCTCAGTCGACTAGGATACGATCGAACGGAGTACGTCAGCGCCATCGATGATCTACTCGCATTGCACAGCTGA
- a CDS encoding ribonuclease catalytic domain-containing protein: MTSDAQAEAGTAEGQGPVEISPELAERLDTRRKELFEKFEIRDEFPKAVMTEAEKRTEGIQQEIQDEVEERKDLRDMTTWTTDPIDAQDFDDAISVEEREDEYVLWVHIADVTHYVNPETNMWEEAVKRGNTVYLPSYTIHMLPPMLAETVCSLVPNEDRLAHTVEMHLDKENLSYETIEIYKSVIRSDERLTYAQAEDRIDDEDAPLHEECKLSFELADQMHEQRKEDGSLVLNPRRDRAHTLIEESMLKANKAVTHELMWGRGVEAMYRVHPQPTPDEWSKALQEIQNLDGVSIPGSTWDDPRKAVNATLEEAPARQLDKIQWAVMKVMPRARYMSDPFGGHHALNFEIYGHFTSPIRRLSDLINHWIVYTNDVPEDLVALCDRASDKQADAEACEREYKQYLEEVGLNPNAVNNRGIQVVEEDD; this comes from the coding sequence ATGACGAGCGACGCGCAGGCTGAGGCAGGAACTGCCGAGGGACAGGGGCCGGTCGAAATTTCGCCGGAACTCGCCGAGCGACTCGATACGAGGCGAAAGGAACTGTTCGAGAAGTTCGAGATCCGAGACGAGTTCCCAAAGGCCGTGATGACCGAGGCAGAGAAACGAACCGAGGGAATTCAGCAGGAGATTCAGGACGAAGTCGAAGAGCGCAAAGACCTGCGTGACATGACGACGTGGACGACCGACCCGATCGACGCACAGGACTTCGACGACGCGATCTCCGTCGAAGAGCGCGAGGACGAGTACGTTCTCTGGGTCCACATCGCCGACGTGACGCACTACGTCAATCCGGAGACGAACATGTGGGAGGAAGCAGTCAAACGGGGGAACACGGTCTATCTACCGTCCTATACGATACACATGCTTCCGCCGATGCTGGCGGAGACGGTCTGTTCTTTGGTGCCCAACGAGGACCGTCTCGCACACACCGTCGAGATGCACCTCGATAAGGAGAACCTCTCCTACGAAACCATCGAGATTTACAAATCCGTCATCCGGAGCGACGAGCGGTTGACCTACGCACAAGCGGAGGATCGAATCGACGACGAGGACGCGCCGCTCCACGAGGAATGTAAACTGTCGTTCGAGCTCGCAGACCAGATGCACGAGCAGCGAAAGGAAGACGGGAGTCTCGTCCTCAACCCGCGACGAGACCGCGCACACACACTCATCGAGGAATCGATGCTGAAAGCCAACAAAGCGGTCACGCACGAGCTGATGTGGGGCCGTGGCGTGGAGGCGATGTACCGCGTTCACCCACAACCAACGCCTGACGAGTGGAGCAAAGCGCTCCAGGAGATTCAGAACTTGGACGGGGTCTCGATTCCGGGAAGCACGTGGGACGATCCACGAAAGGCGGTCAACGCCACGCTCGAAGAAGCACCGGCTCGACAGCTCGACAAGATTCAGTGGGCAGTGATGAAAGTAATGCCACGTGCACGATACATGAGTGACCCGTTCGGCGGTCACCACGCACTGAACTTCGAGATCTACGGGCACTTCACCAGTCCGATTCGCCGCCTCTCCGACCTCATCAATCACTGGATCGTCTACACGAACGACGTGCCGGAAGACCTTGTCGCACTGTGTGATCGAGCCAGCGACAAGCAGGCCGACGCAGAAGCCTGTGAGCGGGAGTACAAACAGTATCTGGAAGAGGTCGGACTGAACCCGAACGCGGTCAACAACCGCGGTATCCAAGTCGTCGAAGAAGACGACTGA
- a CDS encoding DUF7562 family protein yields MWGSRRNREKKSVVCIACGDAVLRNAAREYDKEGNRWDRSGKSFEHLCKACHGELCHQPRDELEALLIEIDAGTVEQMEFFTRYETAIRNRYGPLEERDG; encoded by the coding sequence ATGTGGGGTTCCCGGCGGAACCGGGAGAAAAAGTCAGTCGTCTGTATTGCCTGTGGCGATGCCGTCCTCCGTAATGCGGCTCGCGAATACGACAAGGAGGGGAATCGCTGGGACCGAAGCGGAAAATCGTTCGAGCACCTCTGTAAGGCGTGCCACGGTGAACTCTGTCATCAACCGCGAGACGAACTGGAAGCACTCCTCATCGAAATCGATGCTGGCACTGTCGAACAGATGGAGTTTTTCACTCGATACGAAACCGCTATTCGAAACCGCTACGGGCCATTGGAAGAGCGAGACGGCTGA
- a CDS encoding RNA-binding protein, with amino-acid sequence MQVKSRHHLRSDEVREIEEALANTVGVELDADAYELVELEGTEFDLVLVDGNPTVVYVGDEPFLTVQGANDYPPTSQIVTVDAGAVSFVSDGADVMRPGIVEADDDIEPGDLVAIVEETHGKVLAIGRAKTAGDDMVGDSGKVVESVHYVGDDLFEFTI; translated from the coding sequence ATGCAGGTCAAATCTCGTCATCACCTTCGAAGCGACGAGGTCCGAGAAATAGAGGAAGCGCTCGCAAATACGGTCGGCGTCGAACTCGATGCGGACGCCTACGAACTCGTGGAACTGGAAGGGACGGAGTTCGACCTCGTCCTCGTCGACGGTAACCCCACCGTCGTCTACGTCGGCGATGAACCGTTCCTGACGGTACAGGGTGCAAACGACTATCCGCCGACGAGCCAAATCGTCACGGTAGATGCTGGCGCCGTGTCGTTCGTCAGCGACGGCGCGGACGTGATGCGCCCCGGAATCGTCGAAGCGGACGACGACATTGAACCGGGCGATCTCGTCGCTATCGTCGAAGAAACCCATGGCAAAGTGCTCGCCATCGGACGTGCCAAAACGGCAGGTGACGATATGGTCGGGGACTCCGGAAAGGTCGTCGAGTCGGTTCATTACGTCGGCGACGATCTCTTCGAGTTCACTATCTGA
- a CDS encoding cell division protein SepF, with translation MGFMDKILGEGPSGSTGDYIELDLDDFEAAPDETRVSVHIAEIGDQQDVISIKDAVYDGDIVIADITRLRTGDTTVERITDELQQVAREVNGDIVQKGDDQLIVTPTGVSISRTKLGRN, from the coding sequence ATGGGATTCATGGATAAGATTCTCGGTGAAGGTCCGTCAGGAAGCACTGGGGATTACATCGAACTCGATTTGGATGATTTCGAAGCCGCACCCGACGAAACACGCGTCAGCGTTCATATCGCTGAGATTGGGGACCAACAGGACGTCATTTCGATCAAGGATGCGGTCTACGACGGTGACATCGTTATCGCCGATATCACCCGCCTCCGAACCGGTGATACCACTGTCGAGCGAATTACGGACGAACTCCAGCAGGTCGCTCGTGAGGTCAACGGCGATATCGTCCAGAAAGGTGACGACCAACTTATCGTGACGCCAACGGGCGTCAGTATCAGTCGGACAAAACTCGGGCGTAATTAG
- a CDS encoding DUF5611 family protein: MKEYKMRRGEHLEDRMPDLKASIEDYFGPVTGTDEFNGHELYVVEEPDNPVFERIIAGAASYSGKKDKLAVDFQERPAEDVIAEGNADAAADAVSKKNEFLLEATGRDAKARRDSLKRTVEDKADTPDNV; this comes from the coding sequence ATGAAAGAATACAAAATGCGACGCGGTGAGCACCTCGAAGACCGAATGCCCGACCTGAAAGCGAGTATCGAAGACTACTTCGGACCGGTCACGGGAACCGACGAGTTCAACGGGCACGAACTCTACGTGGTCGAAGAACCCGACAACCCGGTGTTCGAGCGTATCATCGCAGGCGCGGCATCGTACAGTGGCAAGAAAGACAAACTGGCGGTCGACTTCCAGGAACGCCCTGCCGAGGACGTCATCGCGGAGGGGAACGCAGACGCCGCCGCCGACGCAGTCAGCAAGAAAAACGAGTTCCTCCTCGAAGCAACCGGGCGAGACGCCAAAGCACGTCGCGACTCGCTGAAGCGCACTGTCGAAGACAAAGCAGATACGCCGGATAACGTCTAA
- a CDS encoding DUF7093 family protein: MGLRCSLLGHDYGESEIEREREEQGNEVVVTVREFQECNRCGDQQVVSENKEVTAIEEPEPTPEPIASRERSNSEPASDPEHTGAGAVVEPVGTPSSAGVESTPEPVSFNDDDFEPPRSAEEDDGVILDDDDDDDNDEETGRSHGEWPDPEDTNVDTAGNGATNWPDTGMEDEGFSAEPGDSGRTEVNFGGGLTPESAPKADDGAEVVEAEPREETGFVRTTRPDPQTETGFTRAREAPKPDQASDSDPDADLICPECGEFGGAATGSSLRAGDICPECRRGYLSEQE; the protein is encoded by the coding sequence ATGGGTCTCAGGTGTTCGCTGCTGGGGCACGATTACGGCGAGTCCGAAATCGAGCGCGAGCGAGAAGAACAAGGCAACGAAGTGGTAGTAACGGTCCGAGAGTTTCAAGAATGTAATCGGTGTGGCGATCAGCAGGTCGTCAGCGAGAACAAGGAGGTGACGGCAATCGAGGAACCGGAACCGACACCGGAACCGATAGCGAGTCGAGAACGGTCCAATTCGGAACCGGCCTCGGATCCGGAACACACCGGCGCGGGAGCAGTGGTCGAACCGGTGGGCACACCATCGTCCGCCGGTGTAGAATCGACACCGGAACCCGTCAGCTTCAACGACGACGACTTCGAACCGCCACGGAGTGCGGAAGAAGACGACGGAGTCATTCTCGACGACGACGATGACGACGACAACGACGAAGAAACGGGTCGTAGCCACGGCGAGTGGCCGGATCCGGAAGACACGAACGTCGATACTGCAGGGAATGGAGCGACGAACTGGCCCGACACGGGAATGGAAGACGAAGGCTTCAGCGCCGAACCTGGAGACAGTGGTCGCACCGAGGTGAACTTCGGCGGCGGACTGACGCCCGAAAGCGCGCCAAAAGCGGACGACGGAGCGGAAGTCGTGGAGGCCGAACCGCGTGAGGAGACCGGCTTCGTCAGAACCACGCGACCCGATCCGCAGACGGAAACGGGATTCACTCGTGCGCGCGAGGCCCCGAAACCGGATCAAGCCTCGGACTCGGATCCCGATGCTGACCTCATCTGTCCCGAATGTGGGGAGTTCGGGGGAGCAGCGACTGGGTCGTCGCTCCGTGCAGGGGACATCTGCCCCGAGTGTCGGCGGGGATATCTAAGTGAACAAGAGTAA
- a CDS encoding FAD-dependent oxidoreductase, whose translation MDGTEITVRSVQTVGKNTIALELKSPPGFDAQPGQFVQVRGEVDGDEVTRHYTLSSPDTDETFEITVGIDPDGDLSPWLAELDSGETVEIAGPYGRSYYEGEPSVVVLAGGPGVGPAVGIAERAIADGGSAIVVYQDDEPAHEDRLRELETTGATVLITDDALRDEDVKDVLSTAEGQVFVYGFDDFIEDANEALQAAGHDPADTKSENFG comes from the coding sequence ATGGATGGCACCGAAATCACGGTGCGGTCGGTACAAACTGTCGGCAAAAACACGATTGCTCTCGAACTGAAGTCGCCACCGGGGTTCGACGCGCAACCGGGACAGTTCGTGCAGGTTCGCGGTGAGGTCGACGGCGACGAGGTCACGCGCCACTATACGCTTTCATCACCCGACACCGACGAAACGTTCGAAATCACGGTCGGTATCGACCCCGATGGGGATTTGAGTCCATGGCTCGCCGAACTGGATTCGGGTGAGACGGTCGAAATCGCGGGACCGTATGGACGATCGTACTATGAAGGCGAACCCAGCGTCGTCGTGCTCGCCGGAGGTCCGGGTGTCGGCCCCGCTGTCGGCATCGCGGAACGTGCGATTGCCGACGGCGGTTCCGCCATCGTCGTCTATCAGGACGACGAGCCGGCACACGAAGACCGTCTTCGGGAACTCGAAACCACGGGAGCGACGGTGCTCATAACTGACGACGCGCTGAGAGACGAGGACGTAAAGGACGTCCTCTCGACAGCAGAGGGTCAAGTGTTCGTCTACGGGTTTGACGATTTTATCGAGGACGCAAACGAAGCGTTGCAGGCAGCGGGGCACGATCCGGCCGATACGAAAAGCGAGAATTTCGGCTGA